TTAGCTCTAGATCCTTTCTCTAGGCTGATTTTTTTAGGACTTGGGTTTGCTAGTTTGAGTACCTTTGTCATTGTTGTTGGGAATATTGTCAATTATCTCACACCACCTCATCTGACAATAGCTGCTGGAGATAAAACAGGAGAAAGTTATCTTATCAGTGAAGCTATCAAAAAGGTAATTGAACGGAGAACTAATATCAAACTGCAAGTAGAAGAAACTAAAGGAACAACCCAAAATATAGAAATGTTATCCACAGGAAAAGCTCAGTTAGCAACGGCTCAAGTAGATGTTGCTGCTGAGGAAATTGGTAATTTAAATTCTCTGTCAAAAGCGAATGTGAGAACAGTAGCTTTATTGTACAAAGATACTTTTCAGCTAGTTGTAAAAGATCCGCAAATCAATCAATTTGTGCAATTGAAAGGGAAGACTGTTGCTTTAGCTGCTAGTGGTGGACAATACCAATCTTTTCTCACAGTAGCAAAGCATTTTGGTTTGAGTGAAAAAGACTTTAAGATTACAGGTTTAGATAGTAATAGTAAGCCTATTCCTGGCTATAATGATCAATTTGCAGATAAAGATTTTCGGGAAAATAAAGCTGATGCTGTATTTCGTGTTCGAGCTATAGGCAATAAATCTATTGCGAATCTTGTCAATAATTATCAGGGAAAATTAATATCAATTCCCCAAGCAGAAGCGATGAAAATTAAGCAACCTGCCTTTGAAGCTACGATAATTCCTCAAGGTGCATATAGAGGCAATTTCCCTGTTCCTTCCACTAATTTATCTACAGTAGCAATATCAAGATTGCTATTAGCAAATGATCAAGTAGATGCTAGTGTTATCAGAAAATTAATTCAAGCTATCTATGAAAATCGGCAAGAAATAGCTAATGAAATTCCTCTAGATCATGCTGAAGTTAAACCATTAATTTCTAGTATCAGCCGTCCTAAAGAAAATAGTGGTGTTGATATTTTCTTACATCCTGGTGCTGTGGCTTTTTATGAAAAAGATAAACCATCTTTTATTCAAGAATACGCTGATTATATAGGGTTATTATTAACGGTATTTTTATTAATATTACAATGGATTCATCAACTTAAATTATGGATTGCCCAAAGTAAAAAAAATGAGGCTGATGAATATCTAAAATCAGCAATTAGCTTAATGAAAGAAGGAAAATATCAACTTGAAGAAAGACAAAAGCTTTTGGATGAAACATTTAATAAAGCTGCTAACGCATTGGTTGATGAAAAAATTTCCCAAGAGTCATTTCGGACTTTTAACGAAGCCTATAAAAATACTAGAGAAGCAATAGAAAGAGATAAACAAGTTGCTCAACAATCTATTGAAAAAGTTCAAAGAGATAATGCAGCTAAATATATTAAAATAGTGGTTAAATTGCTAAGACATCGCCAACAGAATCAGAATATAATCATTCAACAAAAGTTAGATATTATTCTAGAAAAAGTAGTGAGTGATTTAGTTTTAGAAAATATTTCTCAAGAATCGTTCCGAACTTTCATTGAAGCATACAAAGCTACCAAGCATTCTATTGAAAGCAAGAACCCCTCATTATTAAATTAAGATTATAGATCCCCGACTTCTTTGAGAAGTCGGGTATCTGGGTTTAAGATGGATATAGGTAACTTATCAAATTATATAAAATACTCCTGTGACTATATCTGAGAAAATATTACCACTGTATAAAAACCCAGAACGCTTAGAAACTCGTCTGGGGGAGATTCCCGCAGAACCGGGAGTTTATTTGATGCGAGATGGCAGCGATCGCTTAATATATATAGGTAAATCTCGAAAATTGCGTTCTCGTGTCCGTTCCTATTTCCGCGACTCTACCAACAAGACGGAACGCATTAATACAATGGTTAAGTTGGTGACAGAAATTGAATTTATTGTCACTGATACCGAAGCAGAAGCATTAGCACTAGAAGCCAATTTAATTAAGCAGCATCAACCGTATTTTAACGTTTTACTCAAAGATGATAAAAAATATCCTTATCTTTGTATTACTTATTCAGAAGCATATCCGCGTATTTTTATTACCCGCAAACGTAAATTAGGAAAAGCCAAAGATAAATACTATGGACCTTATACGGATTCTAGTTTGTTGAGAGAAATATTACACCTATGTAACCGAATTTTTCCCGTCAGACAAAGACCACAACCTTTATTTAAAGATCGTCCTTGTTTAAATTATGATATTGGTCGTTGTCCTGGAGTTTGTCAACAGTTAATTTCTGTAGAAGAATACCATAAAATTATTCAAAAAATAGCAATGGTTTTTCAAGGAAGGACTCAGGAACTAATTGATATTTTGACAGCACAAATGGACATTGCTGCGGAAGAATTAAATTTTGAAACTGCGGCCAAAGTCCGTGATCAAATTAATGGTTTAAAATCTCTCAATGCAGCCCAAAAAGTCTCCTTACCTGATGATACAGTATCACGAGATGCCATTGCTTTAGCCGCAGATGATCAACACGCCTATATTCAATTATTCCAAATTCGCGCAGGTCAATTAGTTGGACGTTTGGCTTTTGTCGCTAATTCCCACGCAGAACCAGGAGCAATTCTACAACGAGTTTTAGAGGAACATTACCAAACTGCGGAAAGTGTAGAAATTCCTAGCGAGATTTTAGTGCAACATGATTTACCAGATAGTGAAATTTTGTCCAATATTTTGACAGAACGCAAAGGCAGAAAAGTAGCAATTTTATCTCCTTTGCGACAAAGTAAAGCCGAATTAATAGAAATGGTGGAAAAAAATGCCCAATATGAGTTACAAAGAATGCAAAAATTGGGAGATAGTAATTTACAAGCAACTCAAGATTTAGCTGCTATTCTCGATTTATCAGATTTACCAAAACGGATTGAAGGTTATGATATTTCCCATATTCAAGGTACTAATGCGGTAGCTTCCCAAGTCGTATTTATTGATGGTTTACCAGCAAAACAACATTACCGACATTACAAAATTAAAAATCCTGATATTACCATTGGACATTCAGATGATTTTGCTAGTTTAGCGGAAGTTATTAATAGAAGATTTAGAAAATATATTGAAGATCCCAAATTAGCAAGATTGGGTAATTCTGACTGGCCTGATTTAATTATGATTGATGGTGGTAAAGGTCAATTATCTGCGGTTATGGGTATTTTATCAGAAATGAATTTATTAGCAGATTTGCGAGTTATTAGTTTAGCTAAAAAGCGCGAAGAAATATTTTTACCAAACTCATCTCAACCTTTAGAAACAGACGCAGAACAACCAGGAGTACAGTTATTACGACGTTTGCGAGATGAAGCACATAGATTTGCTGTGAGTTTTCATCGTCAGCAAAGAAGTGATAAGTTGAAAAGGTCGCATTTGGATGAAATTCCCGGTTTAGGACAAAATCGGCAAAAGTTGCTATTAGCTCATTTTCGCTCTGTTGATTATATTCGTCAAGCCACACCTATACAATTAACGGAAGTTCCCGGAATTGGTTCCCGGTTAGCGCAAGATATTTATGATTATTTCCACCCTGTTTAATATATCTTTTTTAAGAGATACGAACCACAGAGGCACAGAGGACGCAGAGAGTAATTAATGTAGGTTGGGTTGACGCAAGGAAACCCAACATCAATACTGTATTATTAACCAAAGTTGTAAATACCATATTGTTACCAGATGAAAATTAGTCTGTGCATGATTGTCAAAAATGAGGACACTTCTTTACCAAAGTGCTTGGGAAGTGTTAAAAATTTTGTTGATGAAATTATAGTTCTTGATACGGGTTCAACTGATAAAACTCCGCAAATAGCAGAACAATTTGGAGCAAAAGTTCATTATTTTACCTGGAATAATAATTTTAGTACGGCTAGAAATGAGGCTTTAAAATATGTTACAGGTGATTGGATTTTAGTTTTAGATGCTGATGAAACTTTAACACCAGAAATTATCCCGTTAATCAAATCAGTGATTAATAAAGAAGAATATCTTGTTATTAATTTAGTTCGTCAAGAAGTCGGTTCAACACAATCACCTTATTCTCTGGTTTCTCGACTATTTCGGAATCATCCAGATATATATTTTGATCGCCCTTATCATGCTTTAATTGATGATAGTGTAACCGCAATTTTAACTAAAGAAACAGATTGGGAAATTGGTTATTTACCAGGAGTTGCAATTTTGCATACTGGTTATCAAAAAGCTGTGATTAATGAGCAAAATAAATATGCTAAAGCCGCAGCAGCAATGGAAGAGTTTTTTGCAAATCATCCCCATGATGCTTATGTTTGCAGTAAGTTGGGGGCTTTGTATATGCAAATGGGCAAAATTGATGCGGGTATGGAGTTATTAAATCGGGGATTAAATCAAATCATTGGGAATCAAGTCAATGAAAATAAAAAATCGGTAACTAAATTAAAACAGTTACAATCACAAAAAGTTGAAGTTTCTCTTGATGAAGATATAAATTATGATATTTTATATGAATTACATTATCATTTAGGGATTGCTCATGCACATTTACAAAATTTACCAATAGCCATTTCTCATTATCAAAATGCGGTGAAATTACCTATTTATCCGCTTTTAAAATTAGGAGGATATAATAATTTAGGGAATTTATTAAAAAATGTGGGAGATTTACAAGGAGCAAAAATTGCTTATGAAACAGCCATAAAAATTGATCCTAATTTTGTAACGGGTTATTATAATTTAGGAATGGTATGTAAAGCCATGGGTTTATTTGCTGAAGCAATTGATTCCTATAATAACGCTATTAATTTAAATCCTGATTATGCCGAAGCTTATCAAAATTTAGGGGTTGTGCTGTTGAAAATTGGTGATGTTCCCAGAAGTTTAGAAGCTTTTGAATATGCTATAGCTCTCCATGAATTAAACAACCCTGAAGAAGCACAAAGACTTCATCAGGGTTTGAAGGAAATGGGTTTATTTTGATTTTAGGTTACTTTTTTAACAAATAGAACTTGATCATTTCTTGCATAGATTCTATACCAGATTCTATCTTTGTCATTAACTTGATATATTTCTTGAGTATTGACAATCTCTTGATTGTCAATGTTTCTAAATTCATATTTACCAATTTTCTTGATTTCTTTATCTGGCTGAATTTCCAGGTGATTAATTAATTTTGGATCATACTTTGAATAAAATAAATAATAAATATATGGCTGATTTATTTGATTATCAATGACTATTTTTGCAAATCTATCTTCATTGGTAATTACATAATTCATGAAATCTTTGATTCCATATTGGAACATTTCTCTGAGTATCTAATTCAGTGAAGGCGTAAAAGCTGAATATCTAACCGATATAGCGGTTCTCAGTCGGATGAGATCCAATCAAGAGGGCGGGGAAACCCCTACAGGGTTTGTAATTTAATAACTAGATCTCACCTAAGTGCATACCGCTATAGTAGAATAGGAAGATTACTAGAACAATTATATGAATATGGTGTAACACTGTTGTTATTGAAAATAGCCAGTGCCATGGTAAATTGCTGGGGAATAAAGATAGGAAATGCTCATAATGAAGTGTTTTTCCCATAGAAATTTCAGTCTTTATCGATGTTTTCTCCAAATCTTTGTACAACCTTGCTACCAGAAAGTATCCCAAGAACAGTAACAACTGATTCTGGGATCTCTGCAATATTTCGGTTGACTAAACTCACAAAACTCCAGACTACGAACAGACCTATACCCCATAGCAATAGCAATATTCTAGAACTAGATATTTTCCCTTTTTTTTCTCTAATGACACTCCACTTGCCTCTAAATTGTTCGCTCGACTCTTGATTCAGTTTGTCCATATTGTCAATAGTTTGTACAGTCATATTTTTCTCTTAAAAGCTGAGATGATTGATTGACAGTTCTCTTCAAAATTCTTAGAATTTATAGCGTAAGAGTACATCTTAATATAGACTGGCTGGCTGATCCAGCCAGTTTGGCTTCCTCTTAGTTACGTAAGATTGCAATAAGCCCGTTCGGGTAATGTAGCATCAATCACAAAAGGGTTTTCATTCCCTTGTAGTGCAGCAATAGAATTGCTTCTGGCTATCTCTGTGCTTGAAGGTGGGTCTAGTTTATTCCAATTACATAAAGTTTGCTTTTGTTCAGCAAAGTAACTGTCATCAGCTTGAGATTTGTGAATTGTATAAAAGTAGAATACTGCTCTGGCAAGATCTCCCTTTACCGATTCTCTTGGCTCGAACAAACTATTGGTAGATTCACTAAATTCATTGATACTTGCAGTAGGCTTATTTGTTTGAGAAATATCTCCTTTCAACCATTTCTTAGTTTTGTCGTCGGGTATCTCTGCAAAAACTTTGTTGCCTCGCTCACCATTGATTTTAGCATCTGAAGGGAACAAATGGTGTAAATCACTCCTTTGAGGCTCTTGCCCTGCCCCCTTACTTTGTGGCCAGGAGTGCTCGGTGTTAAAACCTTGACTTCCGGCTGCTTGACTGGGGTCATTCCCATCGTCTAAGGTGATGACTCGCCCACCATAAATATCGATTACTTTGCCATTTTGATTGTCAATATCACCAAACATCTTATCTCTAGCGGCTCCATAACCAATAGTTCGAGTGGGCGAATAACTTTGACGAATCTTCTCCTGCAAACTCAGACCTTTCAAAGATGGAAATATATTGCTCGATGCTCCACTTGGGATGACAATGGGGTTTGCTCCAGGATTTTGACCAGATGTAAGATTAATTGTGGCAACTAATGGGTCGTGGTCACTAGCTCTGCTGTTTCTCGGTTGATTCGCATTAACGTGAGCAATACGGATCCTCGGATTAGTTTGAGCGAGTTGTTGATTGACTAAAATGTAGTCAATCAATTCTTTCTGTCCCTGAAAGATAAATGAATAAGCATCATCAGATGGCAACAATTTAACTGGTAGATTAACCAATGTTCTATCAGTCAAAGTTCTTAGCGTCGTTGAATTTGGCCCATCGTTTAAGTCCCCCACCACAACAATGTTACTTTGGCTGTCCTTTGCTAGGATTTGGCTGACAAAATCTTCGACAATCTGGGCTTGTTGAATCCGCTGAGATTCTTTGTTATTGTTATTACTTTTCGATACGAAGTGATTCGCAATGATAAAGACTTTCTTATTACCAACGACGAACTCTCCTGCTAATGGTTTGCGGCTATTCTCGAATGCTGGGCTGTTGGGTTGAATCCGACTGGGATTACGTGACAATGAGACTGACCCGTTTTTTAAAATTACTTCAACCGCATCTTGAGATCCTCCGCTTTGTCCCTGAGCGAGGCTGACTTTTGCCGGATTATAAATATAACCAACCCGAATGTTACCTCCAGGCTCACCACCGTCTAAATCATCTACAGGTGAGATATCAGAGAATTGATAGACTGGTCCACCCTCAGTTTTAATGGCTGTGGTTAGGGTTTTGTAAGTGAGGTTGGCGGTTGTTACGGTGTCATCGATCTTCCCATTATCGTCCTGGACTTCTATCAGGGCTAAAATATCAGGAGCATTGAGGTCATTGGCAATAATTTTGGCGATTTGCTTGAACCGCAGATTATCTGAGGGGTCGAGATTTTCCACATTAAATGAACCGATTGTTAATCGTTCAACCGCAGCCTGTGCCTCGACAGGCAGAACGTTTAGGTTGAAGGTTATGAGAAACATCACTAAAAAACTTATCAGTAGAGATTGGATTTCACGCATCATTTCTGCTCTGGTATAGTTATTCAAGCAATTTCAGCTATTCTGAGGGAGAGTTTTTTACTCTTCTCTATCCTTTCGCTAAAAAATCTATCCTTTCCCTAAAAAATCTATCCTTTGCTTATAAAATTTATCCTTTGCTTATAAAATTTATCCTTTCCTTATAAAATCTATCCTTTGCTTATATTTAGTATTTATTTGACAAAGATTAACTGATACTTAAAACTCAAAACTCAAAAGTTTTGAGTCTTGAGTTTCGGAGTTTTCAACTTGCTTGTTTGTAATTCGCAATCACGAATGATGCTAAATTCGAGAACGCACGAATTTCTCTAATCTATCCATTCCCTTTTCAATTGTCGCCATATCAGTAGCGTAGGAAAGACGAATGTTTTTATCAGCACCAAAAGCCACACCAGGAATTAGTGCAACTTGATGTTCTGCTAATAAAGCATCACAAAATTCCAGGGATTTCAAGCCAGTTTTGCTGATATCAGGAAATAGGTAAAAAGCACCGTCTGGTTTAGCGGTACTTAAACCAGGAATAGCACTGAGTCTGGCAAACATTACCTGACGACGTTTAGCGAAAGCTTGACGCATTTCCTCTACACAGTCTTGGGAACTCTCCAAAGCGGCGATCGCTCCATATTGAGCAAAAGTACACACATTGGATGTACTATGTCCTTGAATGGTGCTGGCAGCTTTGATAATTTCCACAGGCCCTGCTAAGTAACCAAGTCGCCAACCGGTCATAGAATAACCCTTAGCGAAACCGTTACTAATCAAGGTAAGGTCAAAAATATCCTTTCCTAGAGAACCAATGCTGATATGTTCCGCACCGTCATAGAGAATCTTTTCGTAGATTTCGTCAGAAACAACATAAATACCTGCATCAACTATCACCTTTGCCAAGGCTTTGATTTCCGCAGGGCTGTATACCATCCCTGTGGGGTTTGAAGGGGAGTTGAGGACAAATAACTTAGTTTTTGGGGTAATTGCCTTTTTGAGTTGTTCTGGTGTGATTTTGTACCCTGTGGAAGCATCTGTTTCCACAATTACCGACTTTCCACCAACTAAAGTTACCATTTCGGGATAACTTAGCCAGTAGGGTGAAGGAATAATTACCTCATCACCGGGGTCAATCAATGCCACAATCAAGTTATAGAGAGAATGTTTACCGCCATTGGTGACAAGGACATTCTCCGACTTATAATCAAGACCATTATCATGTTTTAGCTTGTGGGCGATCGCTTCTCGTAACTTTGGTTCTCCAGCGGCTGGACCATACTTGGTTTTACCTTCATCCAAAGCTTTTGTAGCTGCGGCTTTGATATGCGCTGGGGTGTCAAAATCCGGTTCTCCAGCGCTAAAACTACAAACATCTATTCCCTCGGCTTTCATGGCCTTAGCTTTAGCGGCGATGGCTAAGGTGATGGAGGGTGTTACCTGACTTACTCTTGCTGCCAGCTTCATTCTAGTTTATTTAGCGAATTTCTATTTAATCTCTATCTAAGGATATATCAGAATCCTATTCAATATTGGCATTTTCTCAGAGATTCCCGATTTTGCTTAACCATAGGTAATAAAAAGTCAGAATCAGGATGTCCACCGATTTAAGGATTAACAGGATTAAAACTGGGATTTTATTACCAATTACCCATTACCAGCCTCAACTAGATAACTAGCAACTTGGGTTATCTAAAACTTCACATTGCCATTTTTCAACAGTTTTCTCAAAAAAATCAGTAGGATATCCCAACTCTTCTGGTGTTGGTATGTTTTCTTCAGAAGAATCAGTAATAATAATTAGATTCTTAATATCTTTTATTATTATACTGCTACAGCACTTCCCGGTGTTATGAGGTACAAGAACCCCACCCCCAACCCCCTCCCCGCAAGCGATGAGGGGGCTAAGATGTAACTCATAAAAGCGGAAACCGCTGTAAATCCTCGCTACACCACTACAAAGAATCCAAAAACCATAGTTGAGGCTGATGTCTAAGCCCACATTAGGAAAGCCGCGATCCGCAGAATGAAAAATTAATTGTACACCTTTGTCATAAACTAACAGCGATATCTTTGGGTTATTTTTTTTCAACTACCTGAATCAATTTCCAATCTCGAAAAGTACCAATTAAACGTTCATTAGCTGATAAACCTACTTCCGGTTCAGGACTAACCCAAGCATAATTATTTACAGGAACATCTGCAACTTTTTGAAATCGCTTTCCCCAATGAGGAGTTTCAAAAGTAAGTAATAATAAAGGTTTATCACCACCTGTTGTCATTGTTTCTGTTTTTTGTACTACAAAATCAATAGGATAATTTTTGAGGACAGGAGAAATTTCTGGTTGCTTCACAAACAATTTTACATCAGGACTATAATTACTTAATAACCCATTACCACCAGCTACAGCTAAAGCTAACCATGCAGGTATTAACCAACTTGCTAACCAATAGTTAGCTGTTAAAAATTTTTGTCGAAAACGATGACGTGCAAGCCAAACTATTGGTAAAAATAACCAACCTAATCCTAATACGACACCGATTGATGAATAATTTTTGATATCTGCTCCATCACTAACAGTAATTGGAATAAGTCCTGTATTTAATATTATTCCTAATATCAATACAATAGCACCTAAACTACCAAATATATAACTAAGATTCCGAGGTAAGAAAAAATATTTTGTTTGTTCAAAATGCTGATTATAAATATCTCCTAACCAGTTTAATGCTATTCCGGCTAAAATGGCTATCCAAGGACAAAGCATCAGAGTATAATGGGGTAAACGAGTAGAAATTATGCTAATTTCTAGGAATATAATTACAGGACAAACAACTAATATTAAAATATTCTTAATTGAAGAACGACTACATACTAAGAATAAACCCAAAATACTAAATAAAGTCCAAGGAAATGATTTAATTGGTAAGTTCCATAAATAGTAAAAAGGGGAATTTCCATGAATTTGTTTTGTTGCTAGTCTTGTTACTAAATTAAAAAATTGTTCAAAAACTATAACTCCATAACTTTGATAACTTAACCAAAACCATGTAATTACAGGGACAAAACCAATTATAAAACCGACATATACGGCATAGTTATTAAGATGCTGATGACGACGATTTTGCCAAATTAAATAAGGTAATAAACCGATAAATGGTACAAATATTAATTGACCTTTAATTAAAAATCCTAACCCAAAACTTAACCCTGCACCAAAACCCCAATAAGAGCGATATTTATTATGTAATTCTGCTTTTAATAAGCATAAAATACCAAAAAGAGCAATACAAATAGTAATAATATCTGGAGCAACTAACCTACTAACCTGTAACCATAGAAAAGATACCGATAAGATGGCAGAACTTAACCAAGCTATGCGTTTATTTAACAGCATCCTGGCTATTTCATAAACTAGGAAAATACTGAGAATAGAAGCAATTTGAGAAGGTAATCGAGATGTTACCTCACTAATACCAAACATTGTGTAAATAGATGCTAAAATCCAATAAAAACCTGGTGTTTTTTCATAAGCCAGTTCTGACCAAGATTGGGGAGTTAACCAATCTCCAGACTCTAGCATCC
The window above is part of the Dolichospermum sp. DET69 genome. Proteins encoded here:
- a CDS encoding TAXI family TRAP transporter solute-binding subunit; protein product: MSTSKNNHQFKFLGFFLALDPFSRLIFLGLGFASLSTFVIVVGNIVNYLTPPHLTIAAGDKTGESYLISEAIKKVIERRTNIKLQVEETKGTTQNIEMLSTGKAQLATAQVDVAAEEIGNLNSLSKANVRTVALLYKDTFQLVVKDPQINQFVQLKGKTVALAASGGQYQSFLTVAKHFGLSEKDFKITGLDSNSKPIPGYNDQFADKDFRENKADAVFRVRAIGNKSIANLVNNYQGKLISIPQAEAMKIKQPAFEATIIPQGAYRGNFPVPSTNLSTVAISRLLLANDQVDASVIRKLIQAIYENRQEIANEIPLDHAEVKPLISSISRPKENSGVDIFLHPGAVAFYEKDKPSFIQEYADYIGLLLTVFLLILQWIHQLKLWIAQSKKNEADEYLKSAISLMKEGKYQLEERQKLLDETFNKAANALVDEKISQESFRTFNEAYKNTREAIERDKQVAQQSIEKVQRDNAAKYIKIVVKLLRHRQQNQNIIIQQKLDIILEKVVSDLVLENISQESFRTFIEAYKATKHSIESKNPSLLN
- a CDS encoding endonuclease, yielding MREIQSLLISFLVMFLITFNLNVLPVEAQAAVERLTIGSFNVENLDPSDNLRFKQIAKIIANDLNAPDILALIEVQDDNGKIDDTVTTANLTYKTLTTAIKTEGGPVYQFSDISPVDDLDGGEPGGNIRVGYIYNPAKVSLAQGQSGGSQDAVEVILKNGSVSLSRNPSRIQPNSPAFENSRKPLAGEFVVGNKKVFIIANHFVSKSNNNNKESQRIQQAQIVEDFVSQILAKDSQSNIVVVGDLNDGPNSTTLRTLTDRTLVNLPVKLLPSDDAYSFIFQGQKELIDYILVNQQLAQTNPRIRIAHVNANQPRNSRASDHDPLVATINLTSGQNPGANPIVIPSGASSNIFPSLKGLSLQEKIRQSYSPTRTIGYGAARDKMFGDIDNQNGKVIDIYGGRVITLDDGNDPSQAAGSQGFNTEHSWPQSKGAGQEPQRSDLHHLFPSDAKINGERGNKVFAEIPDDKTKKWLKGDISQTNKPTASINEFSESTNSLFEPRESVKGDLARAVFYFYTIHKSQADDSYFAEQKQTLCNWNKLDPPSSTEIARSNSIAALQGNENPFVIDATLPERAYCNLT
- a CDS encoding tetratricopeptide repeat protein produces the protein MKISLCMIVKNEDTSLPKCLGSVKNFVDEIIVLDTGSTDKTPQIAEQFGAKVHYFTWNNNFSTARNEALKYVTGDWILVLDADETLTPEIIPLIKSVINKEEYLVINLVRQEVGSTQSPYSLVSRLFRNHPDIYFDRPYHALIDDSVTAILTKETDWEIGYLPGVAILHTGYQKAVINEQNKYAKAAAAMEEFFANHPHDAYVCSKLGALYMQMGKIDAGMELLNRGLNQIIGNQVNENKKSVTKLKQLQSQKVEVSLDEDINYDILYELHYHLGIAHAHLQNLPIAISHYQNAVKLPIYPLLKLGGYNNLGNLLKNVGDLQGAKIAYETAIKIDPNFVTGYYNLGMVCKAMGLFAEAIDSYNNAINLNPDYAEAYQNLGVVLLKIGDVPRSLEAFEYAIALHELNNPEEAQRLHQGLKEMGLF
- the uvrC gene encoding excinuclease ABC subunit UvrC; translation: MTISEKILPLYKNPERLETRLGEIPAEPGVYLMRDGSDRLIYIGKSRKLRSRVRSYFRDSTNKTERINTMVKLVTEIEFIVTDTEAEALALEANLIKQHQPYFNVLLKDDKKYPYLCITYSEAYPRIFITRKRKLGKAKDKYYGPYTDSSLLREILHLCNRIFPVRQRPQPLFKDRPCLNYDIGRCPGVCQQLISVEEYHKIIQKIAMVFQGRTQELIDILTAQMDIAAEELNFETAAKVRDQINGLKSLNAAQKVSLPDDTVSRDAIALAADDQHAYIQLFQIRAGQLVGRLAFVANSHAEPGAILQRVLEEHYQTAESVEIPSEILVQHDLPDSEILSNILTERKGRKVAILSPLRQSKAELIEMVEKNAQYELQRMQKLGDSNLQATQDLAAILDLSDLPKRIEGYDISHIQGTNAVASQVVFIDGLPAKQHYRHYKIKNPDITIGHSDDFASLAEVINRRFRKYIEDPKLARLGNSDWPDLIMIDGGKGQLSAVMGILSEMNLLADLRVISLAKKREEIFLPNSSQPLETDAEQPGVQLLRRLRDEAHRFAVSFHRQQRSDKLKRSHLDEIPGLGQNRQKLLLAHFRSVDYIRQATPIQLTEVPGIGSRLAQDIYDYFHPV
- a CDS encoding pyridoxal phosphate-dependent aminotransferase encodes the protein MKLAARVSQVTPSITLAIAAKAKAMKAEGIDVCSFSAGEPDFDTPAHIKAAATKALDEGKTKYGPAAGEPKLREAIAHKLKHDNGLDYKSENVLVTNGGKHSLYNLIVALIDPGDEVIIPSPYWLSYPEMVTLVGGKSVIVETDASTGYKITPEQLKKAITPKTKLFVLNSPSNPTGMVYSPAEIKALAKVIVDAGIYVVSDEIYEKILYDGAEHISIGSLGKDIFDLTLISNGFAKGYSMTGWRLGYLAGPVEIIKAASTIQGHSTSNVCTFAQYGAIAALESSQDCVEEMRQAFAKRRQVMFARLSAIPGLSTAKPDGAFYLFPDISKTGLKSLEFCDALLAEHQVALIPGVAFGADKNIRLSYATDMATIEKGMDRLEKFVRSRI
- a CDS encoding glycosyltransferase family 39 protein gives rise to the protein MIKLLNLPKIWYFLGLIIWVVPLLLLNHGQHSLIAHDETTYAIRSRWMLESGDWLTPQSWSELAYEKTPGFYWILASIYTMFGISEVTSRLPSQIASILSIFLVYEIARMLLNKRIAWLSSAILSVSFLWLQVSRLVAPDIITICIALFGILCLLKAELHNKYRSYWGFGAGLSFGLGFLIKGQLIFVPFIGLLPYLIWQNRRHQHLNNYAVYVGFIIGFVPVITWFWLSYQSYGVIVFEQFFNLVTRLATKQIHGNSPFYYLWNLPIKSFPWTLFSILGLFLVCSRSSIKNILILVVCPVIIFLEISIISTRLPHYTLMLCPWIAILAGIALNWLGDIYNQHFEQTKYFFLPRNLSYIFGSLGAIVLILGIILNTGLIPITVSDGADIKNYSSIGVVLGLGWLFLPIVWLARHRFRQKFLTANYWLASWLIPAWLALAVAGGNGLLSNYSPDVKLFVKQPEISPVLKNYPIDFVVQKTETMTTGGDKPLLLLTFETPHWGKRFQKVADVPVNNYAWVSPEPEVGLSANERLIGTFRDWKLIQVVEKK